Proteins encoded by one window of Actinocorallia herbida:
- a CDS encoding winged helix-turn-helix domain-containing protein, with protein MSPLDPVIHAPVRLQIMSLLAAAQEAEFSFVRDSVEVSDSVLSKQAAALENAGYVAIRKGHVGKRPRTWLSLTPEGRAEFRAYVAELQRIVGRPIASGQDGVP; from the coding sequence ATGAGCCCGCTCGACCCGGTGATCCACGCACCCGTCAGGTTGCAGATCATGTCGCTGCTCGCGGCGGCGCAGGAGGCGGAGTTCTCCTTCGTCCGCGATTCCGTCGAGGTCAGCGACTCGGTGCTGTCCAAGCAGGCGGCGGCCCTGGAGAACGCGGGATACGTCGCCATCCGCAAGGGCCACGTCGGCAAGCGCCCGCGCACCTGGCTCTCCCTCACCCCCGAGGGGCGCGCGGAGTTCCGCGCCTATGTGGCCGAGCTGCAGCGGATCGTCGGCCGGCCGATCGCCTCGGGCCAGGACGGCGTGCCCTGA
- the moeZ gene encoding adenylyltransferase/sulfurtransferase MoeZ — protein MSLPPLVEPAADLTRDEVNRYSRHLIIPDVGMTGQKRLKNAKVLVVGAGGLGSPALMYLAAAGVGTLGIIDFDIVDESNLQRQIIHRQATLGLPKAESAAATVREINPLIEIVVHNTALDRDNVLEIFAQYDLIVDGTDNFATRYMVNDAAVLLGKPYVWGSIYRFDGQASVFWAEHGPCYRCLYPEPPPPGMVPSCAEGGVLGVLCASIGSIQVNEAIKLLAGIGEPLVGRLMIYDALEMTYRSVKVRKDPECPLCGENATITELLEDYEAFCGAVSVEAADAAQDSTITVQELKAWQDADEKIFLIDVREPNEYEIVSIPGATLIPKGEFLNGNALEKLPQDRKIVLHCKSGVRSAEALAVVKQAGFADAVHVGGGVLAWVRQIDPSLPSY, from the coding sequence GTGTCCCTGCCACCGCTGGTCGAGCCTGCGGCCGACCTGACCCGTGACGAGGTGAACCGCTATTCGCGGCACCTCATCATCCCCGATGTGGGGATGACCGGGCAGAAGCGCCTGAAGAACGCCAAGGTGCTGGTCGTCGGCGCCGGCGGCCTCGGTTCGCCCGCGCTCATGTACCTCGCGGCCGCCGGTGTCGGCACGCTGGGCATCATCGACTTCGACATCGTCGACGAGTCGAACCTCCAGCGGCAGATCATCCACCGGCAGGCCACGCTCGGCCTGCCGAAGGCCGAGTCCGCCGCGGCGACCGTGCGCGAGATCAACCCGCTGATCGAGATCGTGGTCCACAACACCGCGCTCGACCGCGACAACGTGCTGGAGATCTTCGCCCAGTACGACCTGATCGTCGACGGCACCGACAACTTCGCGACCCGCTACATGGTCAACGACGCGGCGGTCCTGCTCGGCAAGCCCTATGTGTGGGGCTCCATCTACCGCTTCGACGGCCAGGCCAGCGTTTTCTGGGCCGAGCACGGCCCGTGCTACCGCTGCCTCTACCCCGAGCCCCCGCCCCCCGGCATGGTGCCCTCCTGCGCCGAGGGCGGTGTCCTCGGTGTGCTGTGCGCCTCGATCGGCTCCATCCAGGTCAACGAGGCCATCAAGCTGCTCGCGGGCATCGGCGAGCCGTTGGTCGGCCGGCTGATGATCTACGACGCACTGGAGATGACCTACCGCTCGGTCAAGGTGCGCAAGGACCCCGAGTGCCCGCTGTGCGGTGAGAACGCCACGATCACCGAACTGCTGGAGGACTACGAGGCCTTCTGCGGCGCGGTCTCGGTCGAGGCCGCCGACGCGGCCCAGGACTCGACGATCACCGTGCAGGAGCTCAAGGCCTGGCAGGACGCGGACGAGAAGATCTTCCTGATCGACGTCCGCGAGCCGAACGAGTACGAGATCGTCAGCATCCCGGGTGCGACGCTGATCCCCAAGGGCGAGTTCCTCAACGGGAACGCGCTGGAGAAGCTGCCGCAGGACCGCAAGATCGTGCTGCACTGCAAGTCGGGTGTGCGCTCGGCCGAGGCCCTCGCCGTGGTGAAGCAGGCCGGCTTCGCCGACGCCGTGCACGTCGGCGGCGGTGTGCTGGCCTGGGTGCGCCAGATCGACCCGAGCCTGCCGTCCTACTGA
- a CDS encoding ROK family protein, with protein sequence MPESRESCVVALDVGGTRMKAGLVGTDARVITERLYDTGREDGPAAVTERLVGAVRDLSAQADARDLRPSGAGVVIPGIIDEADGVVRSSANIGWTDFPLRDHLTAHTDLPVAIGHDVRAGGLAESVLGAGKGEPDLLFLALGTGIAGAMILEGRPFSGNGYGGEIGHMLIEQGGHRCGCGSRGCLETVASASAVGRRYSERAGRTAAAHDVAALVEAGDPTALGVWNDAVEALATAILAYMTICAPARVVIGGGLAQSGETLLAPLRDLVTARTTYHRPVEIVRASLGDRAGLLGAALIGGAAAPHR encoded by the coding sequence ATGCCGGAGTCGCGTGAGTCGTGCGTGGTCGCGCTTGACGTGGGCGGCACTCGGATGAAAGCCGGGCTCGTCGGAACCGACGCGCGGGTGATCACCGAGCGGCTGTACGACACCGGCCGCGAGGACGGCCCCGCCGCGGTGACCGAACGCCTGGTCGGCGCGGTCCGCGATCTGTCCGCCCAGGCCGATGCGCGGGACCTGCGGCCCTCGGGGGCCGGTGTGGTGATCCCCGGCATCATCGACGAGGCCGATGGGGTGGTCCGCTCCTCGGCCAACATCGGCTGGACCGACTTCCCGCTGCGCGACCACCTCACCGCGCACACCGACCTGCCCGTCGCCATCGGACACGACGTGCGCGCGGGCGGGCTCGCCGAATCGGTGCTCGGCGCGGGCAAGGGCGAGCCCGACCTGCTGTTCCTCGCCCTCGGCACCGGCATCGCCGGCGCGATGATCCTCGAAGGGCGCCCGTTCAGCGGCAACGGGTACGGCGGAGAGATAGGCCACATGCTCATCGAGCAGGGCGGCCACCGGTGCGGCTGCGGATCGCGGGGATGCCTGGAGACCGTCGCCTCCGCCTCGGCCGTCGGCCGCCGCTACTCCGAGCGGGCCGGCCGCACCGCCGCGGCGCACGATGTCGCCGCCCTCGTGGAGGCGGGCGACCCGACCGCGCTCGGCGTCTGGAACGACGCCGTGGAGGCCCTGGCCACCGCGATCCTCGCCTATATGACGATCTGCGCCCCGGCGCGCGTGGTCATCGGCGGCGGCCTCGCCCAGAGCGGCGAGACCCTGCTGGCGCCGCTGCGCGATCTGGTGACGGCCAGGACGACCTACCACCGGCCCGTCGAGATCGTGCGCGCCTCCCTCGGCGACCGGGCCGGACTGCTCGGCGCGGCCCTGATCGGCGGGGCCGCCGCGCCCCACCGGTAG
- a CDS encoding serine/threonine-protein kinase produces MTDGVVLGGRYRLGEQIGKGGMGQVFKALDTRLEREVAVKVLPQAPEQDTVGVARFLREARLAATLQHPGITVVHDIDVDDNVLYLVMELLNGRDLHKLLEARPGGLPLDQAVDLAIQITDALGAAHARGVIHRDLKPANVMIVEGGRAKLCDFGIAKHLSSATGLTGSGVLGTPVYMAPEQFLGREIDARTDVYLLGGMFHELFCGKPPFPIDEGLEELVQGHLRYQPKGPRHHNPAVPPEVDRLVLDMLAKEPAERPADAAEIVRRLKALGALPAGPPAAGPAAHHPVSAPPAHSAPSLPSAPSFPPVSAHTPPPTPAAEYDQLHSRAARYCHEGRFADAITAAEQASNGRAQLLGPEHPDTLSSRNILASALYLGGRGQEAEAVARTVAQARARVFGGEHPRTLRSWLLVAKILYTVGRPLESLPIAQGVARDRSRIFGPENAETQEARNTEGWSLHALGRHPEALGVAFDTATARGRLLGNEHPDTLETRLLLGLANQAVGQFPRAHAIATALKTDCHKVLGPAHPLTARAEALWTSLSAPSPTPYYR; encoded by the coding sequence TTGACGGACGGGGTGGTTCTCGGCGGCCGGTACCGGCTGGGCGAGCAGATCGGCAAGGGCGGGATGGGCCAGGTCTTCAAGGCCTTGGACACCCGGTTGGAGCGCGAGGTCGCGGTCAAGGTGCTGCCGCAGGCGCCGGAGCAGGACACGGTGGGCGTCGCCAGGTTCCTGCGCGAGGCGCGGCTCGCCGCGACCCTCCAGCATCCGGGCATCACCGTCGTCCACGACATCGACGTGGACGACAACGTGCTCTACCTGGTCATGGAGCTGCTGAACGGCAGGGACCTGCACAAGCTGCTGGAGGCGCGGCCGGGCGGGCTCCCGCTCGACCAGGCGGTGGACCTGGCGATTCAGATCACCGACGCGCTCGGCGCGGCCCACGCCCGCGGGGTGATCCACCGCGACCTCAAGCCCGCGAACGTCATGATCGTGGAGGGCGGCCGGGCGAAGCTCTGCGACTTCGGCATCGCCAAGCACCTGTCGTCGGCGACCGGGCTGACCGGCAGCGGCGTCCTCGGCACCCCCGTCTACATGGCGCCCGAGCAGTTCCTCGGCCGCGAGATCGACGCGCGCACCGACGTCTACCTGCTCGGCGGCATGTTCCACGAGCTGTTCTGCGGCAAGCCGCCGTTCCCGATCGACGAGGGCCTCGAGGAACTCGTCCAGGGGCACCTGCGGTACCAGCCGAAGGGGCCGCGGCACCACAACCCCGCGGTGCCGCCGGAGGTCGACAGGCTCGTTCTGGACATGCTCGCGAAGGAGCCCGCCGAGCGGCCCGCCGACGCCGCCGAGATCGTCCGGCGCCTGAAGGCGCTCGGCGCCCTTCCGGCAGGTCCGCCCGCCGCCGGCCCGGCCGCGCACCACCCCGTGTCGGCTCCCCCCGCGCACTCGGCGCCGTCGCTCCCGTCCGCGCCCTCGTTCCCGCCGGTCTCCGCGCACACGCCGCCGCCCACGCCCGCCGCCGAGTACGACCAGCTGCACAGCCGGGCCGCGCGCTACTGCCACGAGGGCAGGTTCGCCGACGCGATCACCGCGGCGGAACAGGCGTCCAACGGGCGCGCGCAGCTGCTGGGACCCGAGCACCCCGACACCCTGAGCAGCCGGAACATCCTCGCGTCCGCGCTCTACCTGGGCGGGCGCGGCCAGGAGGCCGAGGCCGTCGCGCGGACCGTCGCCCAGGCGCGCGCCCGCGTCTTCGGCGGGGAGCACCCGCGGACCCTGCGCAGCTGGCTGCTCGTCGCGAAGATCCTCTACACGGTCGGCCGGCCGCTGGAATCGCTGCCGATCGCGCAGGGCGTCGCCCGCGACCGCAGCCGCATCTTCGGGCCCGAGAACGCCGAGACGCAGGAGGCGCGCAACACCGAGGGCTGGTCCCTGCACGCGCTCGGCCGCCACCCGGAGGCGCTCGGCGTCGCGTTCGACACCGCGACGGCCCGCGGCAGGCTGCTCGGCAACGAGCACCCCGACACCCTCGAGACCCGGCTCTTGCTGGGCCTGGCCAACCAGGCGGTCGGCCAGTTCCCGCGCGCCCACGCGATCGCCACGGCCCTCAAGACCGACTGCCACAAGGTCCTCGGCCCGGCGCACCCGCTCACCGCCCGCGCCGAAGCCCTGTGGACCTCCCTCAGCGCCCCCTCCCCAACGCCGTACTACCGCTGA
- a CDS encoding ATP-dependent helicase, producing MGPARTEAPALDAAQRAVVAHSGGPLLVLAGPGTGKTTTIVEAVVDRIERRGTDPERVLVLTFSRRAAEELRQRITGRLGATTRSPLALTFHSYAWALLRRQAVLDDLEPPRLLTGPEQLLEVRRMLEGEVDDGAKGWPERLLPALETRGFAEELRDFVSRAQERGIDPRRLYELGIENGRDDWTAVARFMVRYDQRFALDPVQSYDYAEIIREAAGLLTHDEDVRRRERAAYDAVFVDEYQDADPAQEALLQGLAGGGRDLVAVGDPDQSIYAFRGADVRGILDFPDRFTRHDGSPAPVLPLTVSRRMPERLLEASRRVARRLPGPAEHRALAPGEEAPEGEAETEGAHPGEVRVVVADGASQEAAVVADELRHAHLLEGVPWSRCAVLVRGAHQVAGLRRALVQSGVPVSASAEDVPLYNEPAVRPLLMVLRAALRPGNLTERIAEELLTGPLGGADALGMRRLRRALRDLEELAHGTRGGGETLVAALDDARELIFVNEKVRAPAERVAALIRTARETGGTAEDVLWAVWEQSGLGERWLAESQRGGARGAAADRDLDAVVALFDRAARFVDRLPKGGPLVFVEDLADQEIAGDTLADRAPDGETVKILTAHRAKGLEWDVVAVAGVQEGLWPDLRLRGSLLGVEELIEGPDLLDPVSGATLAAKMMAEERRLFYVAVTRARKRLIVTAVGGEDTEDRPSRFLNELVPGGAQEVRPEEKTRWLSLPALVADLRSSVADPGRPLALRRAAAAHLARLARAQVRGAGPDGWYAITPLSDPGPAFPAGEQIAVSPSQVETFTTCGLRWLLTSAVGAQEGSPGEYSTMGKVIHAVAELAGSVPEVTERHLAQRLDEIWSDLDFRSAWYGEKQRAQAAEMVDKFMAWHRDNPNEIVALEESFKVDLGRVVIRGRIDRAERDVHGRGVIIDIKTGGQPVPSDQLARNPQLGVYQYAVMLGAFARHGLLEPGGAKLVQVGKAAFTRKAREQSQPPPADDPDPAWPKKLVEIVAEGMSSPVFQATVNEKCRTCPVQSCCPVHENGGEVGS from the coding sequence GTGGGCCCGGCACGGACGGAGGCGCCCGCTCTCGACGCCGCCCAGCGCGCGGTCGTCGCCCACTCGGGCGGGCCGCTGCTGGTGCTCGCGGGGCCCGGCACGGGCAAGACCACCACGATCGTGGAGGCGGTCGTCGACCGGATCGAGCGGCGCGGCACAGACCCGGAGCGGGTCCTCGTCCTGACGTTCAGCCGTCGTGCCGCCGAGGAGCTGCGGCAACGGATCACCGGCAGGCTCGGCGCGACCACCCGCTCGCCTCTGGCCTTGACCTTCCACTCCTACGCGTGGGCGCTGCTGCGGCGTCAGGCGGTCCTGGACGATCTCGAGCCGCCGCGCCTGCTCACCGGCCCGGAGCAGCTCCTCGAGGTGCGGCGGATGCTGGAGGGAGAGGTCGACGACGGCGCGAAGGGCTGGCCGGAAAGGCTGCTGCCCGCCTTGGAGACCCGGGGGTTCGCCGAGGAACTGCGGGACTTCGTCTCCCGTGCCCAGGAACGCGGCATCGACCCCCGCCGACTGTACGAGCTGGGCATCGAGAACGGCCGCGACGACTGGACCGCGGTGGCCCGGTTCATGGTCCGCTACGACCAGCGGTTCGCGCTCGACCCCGTCCAGTCCTACGACTACGCCGAGATCATCCGCGAGGCGGCGGGCCTGCTCACGCATGACGAGGACGTCCGCCGAAGGGAGCGGGCCGCCTATGACGCCGTCTTCGTCGACGAGTACCAGGACGCGGATCCGGCGCAGGAGGCGCTGCTCCAAGGACTCGCCGGAGGGGGCCGCGACCTGGTCGCCGTCGGAGACCCCGACCAGTCCATCTACGCCTTCCGCGGCGCCGACGTCCGCGGCATCCTCGACTTCCCCGACCGCTTCACCCGCCATGACGGCTCGCCCGCACCCGTTCTCCCGCTGACCGTTTCGCGAAGGATGCCCGAGCGCCTGCTGGAGGCCAGCCGCCGCGTCGCGCGCCGCCTTCCCGGTCCCGCCGAGCACCGCGCACTGGCGCCCGGCGAGGAGGCGCCCGAAGGTGAGGCGGAAACCGAGGGCGCCCATCCCGGTGAGGTACGGGTCGTCGTCGCCGACGGTGCGAGCCAGGAGGCCGCCGTCGTCGCCGACGAGCTGCGCCACGCGCACCTGCTGGAGGGCGTCCCGTGGTCCCGGTGCGCGGTGCTCGTCCGCGGCGCCCACCAGGTGGCGGGCCTGCGCCGGGCCCTGGTCCAGTCGGGCGTGCCGGTCAGCGCGTCGGCCGAGGACGTCCCGCTCTACAACGAGCCCGCGGTGCGGCCCCTGCTCATGGTGCTCAGGGCGGCGCTGCGGCCCGGCAACCTCACCGAGCGGATCGCCGAGGAACTGCTCACCGGCCCCCTCGGCGGCGCCGACGCGCTCGGCATGCGGAGGCTGCGGCGCGCGTTGCGCGACCTCGAGGAACTCGCCCACGGCACCCGGGGCGGCGGCGAGACGCTCGTCGCCGCGCTGGACGACGCCCGTGAGCTGATCTTCGTGAACGAGAAGGTCCGAGCCCCCGCCGAACGGGTCGCGGCGCTGATCAGGACCGCGCGGGAGACCGGCGGCACCGCCGAGGACGTGCTGTGGGCGGTGTGGGAGCAGTCGGGCCTCGGCGAGCGCTGGCTCGCCGAGAGCCAGCGCGGCGGCGCGCGCGGCGCCGCGGCCGACCGGGACCTCGACGCGGTGGTCGCCCTGTTCGACCGGGCCGCCCGGTTCGTCGACCGGCTTCCCAAGGGCGGCCCGCTGGTCTTCGTGGAGGACCTCGCCGACCAGGAGATCGCCGGGGACACCCTCGCCGACCGGGCCCCCGACGGCGAGACCGTCAAGATCCTCACCGCGCACCGGGCCAAGGGCCTGGAATGGGACGTGGTCGCCGTCGCCGGGGTCCAGGAAGGGCTGTGGCCCGACCTGCGGCTGCGGGGCTCGCTCCTGGGCGTCGAGGAACTGATCGAGGGCCCCGACCTCCTCGACCCGGTGTCCGGCGCGACCCTGGCCGCCAAGATGATGGCCGAGGAGCGGCGGCTGTTCTACGTGGCCGTCACGCGCGCGCGAAAGCGCCTCATCGTGACGGCCGTCGGAGGCGAGGACACCGAGGACCGGCCGTCCAGGTTCCTCAACGAGCTGGTGCCCGGAGGCGCGCAGGAGGTACGGCCGGAGGAGAAGACCCGCTGGCTTTCCCTGCCCGCCCTCGTCGCCGACCTCCGCTCGTCCGTCGCCGATCCGGGCAGGCCGCTCGCCTTGCGCCGTGCCGCGGCCGCGCACCTCGCCCGGCTGGCACGCGCGCAGGTACGCGGCGCGGGCCCGGACGGCTGGTACGCCATCACACCCCTGTCGGACCCCGGCCCCGCCTTCCCGGCCGGTGAGCAGATCGCCGTCTCCCCGTCGCAGGTCGAGACGTTCACCACCTGCGGCCTGCGCTGGCTGCTCACCTCGGCGGTGGGCGCGCAGGAAGGCAGCCCCGGCGAGTACAGCACGATGGGCAAGGTCATCCACGCCGTCGCCGAGCTGGCGGGCTCGGTCCCGGAGGTGACCGAGCGGCACCTCGCGCAGCGGCTCGACGAGATCTGGTCGGACCTGGACTTCCGCAGCGCCTGGTACGGCGAGAAGCAGCGCGCGCAGGCCGCCGAGATGGTCGACAAGTTCATGGCGTGGCATCGGGACAACCCCAACGAGATCGTCGCGCTGGAGGAGTCGTTCAAGGTCGACCTGGGCCGGGTCGTCATCCGGGGGCGGATCGACCGGGCCGAGCGGGACGTGCACGGCCGCGGCGTCATCATCGACATCAAGACCGGCGGACAGCCCGTGCCGTCCGACCAGCTCGCCCGCAATCCCCAGCTCGGGGTCTACCAGTACGCGGTGATGCTCGGCGCGTTCGCCCGGCACGGGCTGCTGGAGCCCGGCGGGGCCAAGCTCGTCCAGGTGGGCAAGGCGGCCTTCACCCGCAAGGCCAGGGAGCAGTCCCAGCCGCCGCCCGCCGACGATCCCGATCCCGCGTGGCCGAAGAAGCTCGTGGAGATCGTGGCCGAGGGGATGTCCTCGCCGGTGTTCCAGGCGACGGTCAACGAGAAGTGCCGGACGTGCCCCGTCCAGTCCTGCTGCCCGGTCCACGAGAACGGTGGCGAGGTCGGCTCCTAG